One Saprospiraceae bacterium DNA window includes the following coding sequences:
- a CDS encoding DUF4058 family protein — MASPFPGMDPYLEGDLWPDVHHALASQIRRQLMPLIQPKYVARISRYVVEDNAPESEIGIMYPDVEVLLGRSAGAVSEPSVAYSTGSTPLPPSLSVPIFAPVEVRIPVVEIRDSTDNLLITAIEILSPVNKREPGLNQYLQKRRRLHQSGIHFLEIDLLRRGTRPVQHPKLEKTPYLIALTRAHQAQTDIWPVGLRSPLPVVPVPLAAPDQDVPLDLQHALREVYKDAAYHLSIDYSAAPPPPKLEAEDAAWAQGLKPV; from the coding sequence ATGGCCTCTCCTTTTCCCGGCATGGACCCCTATCTCGAAGGCGACTTGTGGCCCGATGTGCATCATGCATTGGCTTCTCAAATACGTCGCCAGTTGATGCCGTTGATTCAGCCCAAATACGTCGCTCGCATCAGTCGGTATGTGGTGGAGGACAACGCGCCAGAAAGCGAAATAGGCATCATGTACCCCGATGTGGAAGTGTTGTTGGGGCGGTCGGCAGGAGCGGTGAGTGAGCCTTCCGTCGCCTATTCCACAGGAAGCACGCCGTTGCCTCCGTCCCTTTCCGTTCCAATATTTGCTCCGGTGGAGGTTCGAATTCCTGTCGTGGAAATCAGAGATTCGACTGACAATCTTTTGATTACCGCCATTGAAATTTTGTCGCCAGTAAACAAGCGTGAGCCGGGTTTGAACCAATATCTTCAAAAGCGCCGTCGGTTGCATCAATCCGGTATCCATTTTTTGGAAATTGACCTGCTCCGACGAGGAACTCGCCCGGTGCAACACCCGAAATTGGAAAAAACGCCCTATCTGATTGCCCTCACGCGGGCGCACCAAGCGCAAACGGACATTTGGCCCGTTGGCCTGCGCTCGCCGCTTCCTGTCGTGCCTGTCCCGTTAGCAGCACCCGACCAAGACGTGCCGCTCGATCTGCAACACGCGCTCCGCGAGGTGTATAAAGATGCGGCATACCATCTTTCGATTGACTATTCCGCCGCACCGCCGCCGCCCAAATTGGAGGCAGAGGATGCAGCGTGGGCGCAAGGGCTTAAACCCGTGTAA
- a CDS encoding SRPBCC domain-containing protein: MTTKLFAAMLLFCFRLTAQPSSSPDTSTIHWPARYEPSKSKFFVHNEIEVSAPPEVVWGILIDAESWPAWYEGARKVVIRPESDTVLTAQSVFTWKTMGLNFESVIQEFAPPLRLSWESKKKNIQGYHAWLIVPTDYGCKVITDESQNGWLTFFEKTFQPNKLRRLHDVWLREIKKKAEAHR, translated from the coding sequence ATGACAACAAAACTTTTTGCCGCAATGCTGCTCTTTTGCTTCCGACTGACGGCTCAACCCTCCTCCTCGCCCGACACTTCGACGATTCATTGGCCTGCCCGCTACGAGCCTTCCAAAAGCAAGTTTTTTGTGCACAACGAAATCGAGGTGAGCGCCCCACCAGAAGTGGTTTGGGGCATTCTGATTGATGCCGAGTCGTGGCCCGCGTGGTATGAAGGCGCTCGAAAGGTCGTCATTCGCCCGGAAAGCGACACGGTGCTGACCGCCCAATCCGTGTTCACATGGAAAACGATGGGACTGAATTTTGAATCCGTCATACAAGAATTCGCGCCGCCTTTGCGGCTGAGTTGGGAGTCCAAAAAGAAAAACATTCAAGGGTACCATGCTTGGCTCATCGTTCCCACCGACTATGGCTGCAAAGTCATCACAGATGAGTCGCAAAACGGCTGGCTGACCTTTTTTGAAAAAACATTTCAGCCCAACAAACTGCGCAGGCTCCACGACGTGTGGCTGCGCGAAATCAAAAAGAAAGCCGAGGCGCACCGATAA
- a CDS encoding divalent-cation tolerance protein CutA has translation MAFLVFYITHPDEATARRVAAHLVQERLAACSNAFPITSVFWWQGAVQHEGEWVSIVKTRLDLEEKLEAEIRKMHPYEVPCIMRWEARANADYEAWIVAETTGG, from the coding sequence ATGGCCTTTCTCGTTTTCTACATCACGCACCCCGACGAGGCCACCGCACGCCGCGTGGCCGCTCACCTTGTGCAGGAGCGCCTCGCGGCCTGCAGCAATGCCTTCCCCATCACCAGTGTCTTTTGGTGGCAGGGCGCGGTGCAACACGAGGGCGAGTGGGTCTCCATCGTGAAGACGCGGCTTGATTTGGAAGAAAAATTGGAAGCCGAAATTCGCAAAATGCACCCCTACGAAGTTCCCTGCATCATGCGCTGGGAGGCGCGGGCCAACGCTGACTACGAAGCATGGATTGTAGCAGAGACAACGGGCGGCTGA